The Hymenobacter swuensis DY53 genome includes the window CAGTGGTCGGGGCATTGCTGCCATCCCGCACGCTCATGCACGTTACTTTCTACCGCGCCGCTCCCGACTCGGGACGCTACGTGGTGCCGCTGCGCATCTCGGTGGCGCAGTACGCGCAGCTGGCGAGCTACGTCCGGCAGTCGTTCGGGCCGCCCGATTCGCTGGGACGGCAGCCGCTGCGGCAGGCCACCGGCTACACTCCGCACGACTTTTTCTTTCCTGCCACCGGCCGCTACCACGCCCTGCGCACCTGTAACGACTGGACTAACCGAGGTCTGCGCCAAGCCGGCCTGCGGACGGCCCTCAAGGCGCCGCTGGCCGCTTCGGTGCTGTTCCAGGCGCGGCGCAGCCGGCGGCCGGCAGCGGAGTAGCACGTTTCCCGGTCCGGCGGCGGGAAGCCGTCGGACCGGGAAACGTAAGCTGAGGGTATTCCGTCGTGCTGACGAACCGCGCGGCAACCAGACCGTCGGCCCTCAGTCGCCGAATTAGGGCACTGTTTACGAAGACCATTTTAAGGTTCATCTCCCATAAAGCCCCGTTCATCCTACTTTTTCCCCGTTTTATCTGCAACCGGCAGTGGGCCGTTTTCCGTTAAGCAAAGCTGTTCCTATCTGCTCTGCTTACCCTACTACTGCGCGAATGCTCGATGTTCACCGCGAAATATTGCCCAACGGCTTTCTACTTATTCTTTCTCCCGATACCTCTTCCTCCGACGAAGTAAAGCTCACACGTGCCTTGCAT containing:
- a CDS encoding TIGR02117 family protein; translated protein: MPAFVAFILLLMTGTLVPVNRRFQQTPGGVPIYVVSNGFHTDVVLPMQEVCTGRHWLRELNQPALTARFARYPYVAFGWGNEGFYLGSMGGRFPGPKAVVGALLPSRTLMHVTFYRAAPDSGRYVVPLRISVAQYAQLASYVRQSFGPPDSLGRQPLRQATGYTPHDFFFPATGRYHALRTCNDWTNRGLRQAGLRTALKAPLAASVLFQARRSRRPAAE